TCCTCTCGGGTTTAAGGCAAAAGAGCCTTTTTCAATAATTGCTGCAGCGAGTGGAACATCCTCGGTGATCACCAGATCTTCGGGTTGAACGCGTTCAATGATCTGATCATCTGCAACATCAAATCCTTCGGGAACAAGTATCGTGCTTATATATGGTGATTTTGGAATTCGAAGCGGCTGATTAGCAACGAAGACTAGCAAGACACCAACCCTCACTGCTGCCCTAAAAAGAATTTCCTTAATCACTTTCGGGCATGCATCAGCGTCAACCCATATTTGCATACTATGCCCTTATTTTAATAAAATCGTCCAAACTTATATTTCCTTTTACCAGGTTTTCTTTATTTTTTTTTGTACTATTTTT
This window of the candidate division KSB1 bacterium genome carries:
- a CDS encoding YaiI/YqxD family protein is translated as MQIWVDADACPKVIKEILFRAAVRVGVLLVFVANQPLRIPKSPYISTILVPEGFDVADDQIIERVQPEDLVITEDVPLAAAIIEKGSFALNPRGKFYDKNNIGEALTMRNFMDELRGSGIDTKGPSPFKPSDREAFANQLHQFLTKHIQKL